In bacterium, the following proteins share a genomic window:
- the gcvPB gene encoding aminomethyl-transferring glycine dehydrogenase subunit GcvPB yields the protein MSAPGPASDDFGARLSFDRGVPGRRAVDVPRWDGEPTPLPDPRLLRDSVRLPELSQGELVRYYTELSARNYGIDSGTYPLGSCTMKYNPKVDDLVASLPGLAGAHPQAPAEEVQGTLRTLAELARGLGEITGLPAVSLAPAAGAQGELAGVLMIARALEDRGELAQRRRILVPDSAHGTNPATAAMAGYTVTQIPTGADGSLDRATIERELDDSVAAVMVTVPNTLGLWEHGIEEVAGLIHDAGAYLYGDGANLNAIMGRVRYGDLGVDVVHLNLHKSFSTPHGGGGPGAGPVCCSPELAPYLPTPVVTEDGDGVVRLTEPERSIGRMQQFGGNVGVLVRAYAYMRALGLDGLRAVSGQATLNANYLRVLMHGHYDLPYDRPVLHEVVFSGSRQRRQHGVPTYDIAKRLIDHGFHPPTVYFPLIVEEALMIEPTETEPPEAIEALAAAMIAIAAEAETDPETLHGAPRTAPIGRLDEATAARRPVLRWQPDPAED from the coding sequence GTGAGCGCGCCCGGGCCCGCAAGCGACGATTTCGGCGCGCGCCTGAGCTTCGACCGGGGAGTGCCGGGCCGCCGAGCGGTCGACGTTCCCCGCTGGGACGGTGAGCCGACGCCGCTGCCCGATCCCAGGCTGCTGCGCGACTCGGTGCGACTGCCGGAACTGAGCCAGGGCGAGTTGGTGCGCTACTACACCGAACTCTCGGCGCGGAACTACGGCATCGACTCCGGTACCTACCCGCTGGGCTCCTGCACCATGAAGTACAACCCGAAGGTCGACGACCTGGTGGCGTCGCTGCCGGGACTCGCTGGCGCACATCCGCAGGCCCCGGCGGAGGAGGTGCAGGGCACCCTGCGCACGCTGGCGGAGTTGGCTCGGGGCCTGGGCGAGATCACCGGGCTTCCTGCGGTCAGCCTCGCCCCTGCCGCCGGGGCGCAGGGCGAACTGGCCGGTGTGCTCATGATCGCCCGGGCCCTGGAGGATCGCGGAGAGCTCGCCCAACGGCGCCGCATCCTGGTTCCGGACTCGGCGCACGGCACGAACCCGGCGACCGCCGCCATGGCCGGCTACACCGTCACCCAGATCCCCACGGGTGCCGACGGTTCGTTGGACCGGGCCACCATCGAGCGGGAATTGGACGACTCGGTGGCTGCCGTCATGGTGACCGTGCCGAACACTCTGGGGCTGTGGGAGCACGGCATCGAGGAGGTGGCCGGCCTGATCCACGACGCCGGCGCTTACCTCTACGGCGACGGGGCCAACCTCAACGCCATCATGGGGCGGGTGCGCTACGGCGATCTGGGAGTCGACGTGGTGCACCTGAACCTGCACAAGAGTTTCAGCACGCCGCACGGCGGTGGCGGTCCGGGCGCGGGACCGGTGTGCTGCAGTCCCGAGCTGGCGCCATACCTGCCGACGCCGGTGGTCACCGAGGACGGCGACGGCGTCGTGCGCCTCACCGAGCCCGAGCGCAGCATCGGACGCATGCAGCAGTTCGGCGGCAACGTCGGGGTCCTCGTCCGGGCCTATGCCTACATGCGCGCCCTCGGCCTCGACGGCCTGCGCGCCGTGTCCGGTCAGGCCACCCTCAACGCCAACTACCTGCGCGTGCTGATGCACGGCCACTACGACCTGCCCTACGACCGGCCGGTATTGCACGAGGTGGTCTTCTCGGGCTCGCGGCAGCGCCGCCAGCACGGTGTGCCCACCTACGACATCGCCAAGCGCCTCATCGACCACGGCTTCCACCCGCCCACGGTCTACTTCCCGCTGATCGTCGAGGAGGCGCTGATGATCGAGCCGACCGAGACGGAGCCCCCCGAGGCGATCGAAGCCCTGGCCGCAGCCATGATCGCCATCGCCGCCGAGGCCGAGACCGATCCCGAGACGCTGCACGGCGCCCCCCGGACCGCACCCATCGGCCGCCTCGACGAGGCCACCGCGGCGCGCCGCCCCGTCCTCCGCTGGCAGCCCGACCCCGCCGAGGATTGA
- a CDS encoding helix-turn-helix domain-containing protein has product MTTPSDHASGPRRYRHIARPSEIGAALQGLRRSLDITQAELAERARVTRKWISEMENGKATAEVGVLCRVLAALDARIEIVHAPSRRPALHDIVLGGLEAPSS; this is encoded by the coding sequence ATGACCACTCCAAGTGATCACGCTTCTGGGCCGAGACGCTACCGCCACATTGCGCGCCCCAGCGAGATCGGGGCGGCCTTGCAGGGCCTTCGCCGTTCACTCGACATCACGCAGGCGGAACTCGCCGAGCGCGCCCGGGTGACGCGGAAATGGATCTCGGAGATGGAGAACGGCAAAGCCACTGCCGAGGTGGGCGTGCTGTGCCGCGTCCTCGCCGCGCTCGACGCGCGCATAGAGATCGTGCACGCGCCGTCGCGGCGCCCGGCGCTGCACGACATCGTTCTCGGCGGCCTTGAGGCGCCTTCGTCGTGA